The Actinocorallia herbida DNA window CATCAGCGCGGCGCGGACCGCCGCCAGCGCCGCCCTCGCCGCCGTCACCCTCGCCGAGAAGCGCGGCGTGACCCCGCGCAAGGTCGGCTTCGTCGGCGTCGGCCTCATCGCCCGCTACCTGCACACCTACCTCGTGGGCAACGGCCTCGAGTTCGACGAGCTGGGCGTCTTCGACCTGTCGGCCGAGCACGCCGAGGGGTTCAAGGGCTACCTGGAGCGCACCGAGAAGGGCCAGGTGACGATCCACGACACCGTCGAGTCCCTGCTGACCTCCAGCGACCTCATCGTGCTGGCGACCGTCGCGGGCGAGCCGCACATCCTCGACCCCGCGCTGCTCGCGCACAACCCGCTGGTCCTGCACGTCTCCCTGCGCGACTTCTCGCCGGAGATCATCCTGTCGGCCTACAACATCGTCGACGACGTCGACCACTGCCTCAAGGCCAACACCTCCCCGCACCTGGCCGAGCAGCGGACCGGTAACCGCGACTTCGTCGACGGCACCCTCTACGACGTCCTCACCGGCGAGACCACGCCCCCGGCCGACCGCCCCGTGATCTTCTCGCCCTTCGGCCTCGGCGTCCTCGACCTCGCGGTGGCCCGCTACGTGCACACCCAGGTCACCGCCTCCGGCGACCTCACCACCATCCCGAACTTCTTCCACGAGATGAAGCGCTACGGCTGACCCCTCTGTCCCGCGGCCCCGCCTCGACGCGGGGCCGCCGGCGGACCGATCGGTGCGGAAGCCGGCCGCATGGTTGAAATGCGCGGAACGTAATGGTTCGCTGTGGCTCGTGCGCTCCCTTCGGAAGACCGCCCTCGTCCTGTCCGTGGCCCTGGTCGTCGCCGGATGCAGTGACGGAGGGGAGCCCGAGGGGGCGCGGACGTCCGAGGCGGCGCCGGGGGCCTCCGCCTCCCCCGCGCCGGTCGTCTACGCCAAGGAGGGGTGGACGGGGCCGGTGGACCCCGTCCGGATCCGGCTGGAGGTCGGGGCGGTCGAGCGCTACGCCGACCGGTCCTTGCTGCGCTTCTACGTCACCAACCTGACGGAGCGGCCCGCGTTCCCGGACCTCGCCGCGGCCATCGCGAACCGGGCCCACATGTCGCTGACGCTGCTGGACCCCGTGGGCGGGCAGGCCTACCTTCCGCTGCGCGACGCGCGCGGCCTCCAGCTCGGCTCGGACCCGCGGCAGACCCTCTACCGGCCGGGCGTCCGCTACGAGCACGTACTCGCCTTCCCCGCGCTGCCCGCGGACCTGGACGCGCTGACGGTCCTCACGAACACCACGGCCGGGGAGTTCACCGGCATCCCCGTCGCGGACGGCGCCGGGACGCCCGGACCGAGTGCCCCGCCCGCCCCTGCCCTGCCCACCGACCAGGTCGGCGGGCAGACGTACGCGTTCCCGCTGCGCGAGGGCACCGGGGAGCCGGAGAACGCCGAGCCCCGCGCGCTGGTCGGGCTGACCGAGACCGACGTCAAGTCCACCAGGAAGGGCCCGGACGGCGAGGAGGTGGGCCTGCGCACCGACGTCCTGTTCACCATCGACTCCGCGAAGCTGTCACCGCGCGCCCGCGACATCCTCGACGACGTCGCCGCCGAGATCGAGGCGCGCGCCGACGTCCAGCTCTCGATCACCGGCCACACCGACGACACGGGCGCCCCCGCGCACAACCTCGACCTGTCGCGGCGCCGCGCCGACGCCGTGCTCAAGGAGCTGAAGAACCGGCTCGGCGACGGCTGGAAGTACCTGGCCAAGGGCGTGGGAGAGACCGACCCCGCGGTGCGGCCGAGCGGGGCGGCCGCCGCCGAGGCGCGGGCCCGCAACCGCCGCGTCGAGGTCTCCTACGACCTGCGCCCGCAGGAGCCGCCCCCCGCGGTCAACGCGCCCTTCCACGCTGTGGACGGCCCGGTCGTCGCGTCCAGGGAGGCCGACGTCGACGTGCTCGGCTTCAAGACGCGGCGCAGGATCGACGTCAAGCCGTTCTACCGGGACGGCGCCTACCTGGTGGCGGTCTTCGACATCACCAACCTCGGCCCGGACCCCCTCACGGAGACGCTGAACAGCTACTGGGGCGTCAACGGCGGCGAGTTCGGCGGGTTCACCGTCCTCGACCCGTCCACCGGCGTGCGGTACGGCAGCGTCCGCCTCGGCCCGGAGAGCCCGGTGCGGACGCTCTTCGCCGACCCCGGGGAGACCGCCTTCCTCGTCGCCCCCGACACCGCCAACCGGGGGTTCTTCTACGTTCCGACGCCTCCGGCGGCCACCACGTCCGTCACCTTCGACGCCGGGCCTTTCGGGACGTTCAAGGACGTCCCCATCGACTGACCGTCCTAGACTCCGCGCCCATGACCACCGTGCGCTCGATCGTCCTGTTCCTGCTCGCCGCCGTCGCGGAGATCGGCGGGGCGTGGCTCGTCTGGCAGGGCGTGCGGGAGAACCGCGGGCCGCTGTGGACGGGCGCGGGGATCCTCGCGCTCGGCCTGTACGGCTTCGCCGCCACCTTCCAGCCCGACCAGAACTTCGGCCGCGTCCTCGCCGCCTACGGCGGTGTCTTCATCGCCGGCTCCCTCGCCTGGGCCATGGCCTTCGACGGCTTCCGCCCCGACCGCTACGACCTGGCCGGCGCCCTCGTCTGCCTCGCCGGCGTCACCCTCATCATGTACGCGCCCCGGCCCTAGAGCGCCAGGTGCTCGGCCAGTCGCGCGCGGTGTGCGGTGGGGGTGGCGAAGAGGAGCTGGGTGGACTTGGCGCGTTTGAAGTGCAGGTGGGCGTCGTGCTCCCAGGTGAAGCCGAGGCCGCCGTGGATCTGGATCATCTCGGAGGCGGCGGTGAAGTAGGCGTCGGCGGTGTGCGCCTTGGTGAGGGAGGCGGTGACGGCGAGGTCGGCGGGCGGGGCGGCGTCCGCGGTGCCCGCGGCGTAGGCGACGGCCGAGCGGGCCGACTCGATGATCATGAGCAGGTCGGCGCACTTGTGCTTGATCGCCTGGAAGGATCCGATCGGCTTGCCGAACTGGTGGCGGACCTTGGCGTAGGCGACCGAGGAGTCCAGGCAGTGCTGGGCGCCGCCGAGCGCCTCGGCGGACAGCGCTATCTCGGCGAGGTCGCGGACGCGGGCGAGCACCCGGTCGGCCTCCCCCTCCGCGCCGACCAGCGCGGCCTCCGCGCGGTCGAGGCCGACGCGCGCGAGCCTGCGGGTCTGGTCGAGGGTGGGCAGCGGCGTGACCGTGACGCCCGGGGCACCGGTGCGGACCGCGCACAGGGACGGCCCGGACGGCGTCCGCGCGGCCACCAGGACGAGATCGGCGACCTGGGCCTCCAGGACGAGGTCCGCGGTCCCGGTGAGCAGGAACGCTCCCCCGTCGGCGGCCTCCGCCTCGATCCCGGCGCCCGTCCCGTCGCCCATCGGCAGCGCGACCGTGGCGATGAGGCTCCCGTCGGCGATGCCCGGCAGGTACGCGGCGCCCGCTTCGGCGTCGTCGGCGGCCAGCAGCGCCTGCACGGCGAGGACCGCCGACGGCAGGAACGGCGACGGCAGCAGGGTGCGCCCGAGTTCTTCCAGGACGACGGCGAGTTCGGCGAAACCGCATCCGGCACCGCCGTGCTCCTCCGGGACGGCGAGGCCCTGGAGCCCGAGATCGGCCAGCCGCGCCCACAGGGCGGGGGCGTGCCCGGTCGGGCCTTCCATGAGCCCGCGCACGACCGCGTCGGGGGCGTGGTCGGCGAGCAGCCGCCGCACGACCGCGGCGAGCTCCCGCCGCTCCTCGGTGACCGCCCAGTCCATCGGTGACCTCCATCGGCGATTCCACTGACCTAGCAAGCGCTTGGCCGACAGCTTAACAGCCACCGCCCATGTCTCCCATTGGTCACGTAACCGCGAATTCACCGCAGAGAAACGGAAACGATCACCCCGAGCCCGTAGGTTCTCGGGTATACGGCCATCCGGCGCCGCGGCGCGGTGGCGCCGGAGGCCGTAAATCCCCGCTTCACGGACACCCGCACTACCCGAACCACAGCACTACCCGAATCGCATTCGGTCAGGGCATGATGGCCCGGGTGGAACCGTTCTTCAGCACCGCAGGCGACGATCTGCTGCCCCTGCCCCCCGCCCGCAGCCCCTGGTCGGCCGACATGCTGCACGGCCGCGTCCTCGGCGGCCTCGCCGCCCGGGCGATCGAGCGCGCCGGCTTCGGCGAAGGCCTCCGGCCCGCCCGCGTCACCGTGGACCTCTTCAAGAACACCGGCTTCGTCCCGCTGCGCGTGACCGCCACCCCCGTCCGGGAGGGCCGCCGCATCCGGGTCGTCGACGCCGTCGTCAGCGGCCCCGCCGGACCCGTCGCCCGGGCGAGCTGCGTGCTGCTGCGCGCGGGCGCCCAGCCCGCGGCGGGCGGCGGCTGGGAGCGCCCCGCCTGGGACGTGCCGCCGCCCGGTGAAGGCCCGTCGCTCGACGGGACGCCCATGCCGATGCAGATGTGGCCCGCCGACGAGGGCTCCTGGCAGTCCTCCGGCGCCGCGCCGCGCCGGGCCTGGGTCCGCGACATCCGCGCCCTGGTCGACGCGGAGCCGCTCAGCCCGTTCGTCCGGGCCGTCCTCGCCGCGGACCTCGCCAGCCCCCTCACCCACTGGGGGGCGGGCGACCTCGCCTTCATCAACGCCGACTACACGCTGCACCTCGCGCGGCTGCCCGAGGGCGACGTCATCGGCCTGGAGGCGGGCGGCCACCTTTCGGCCGACGGCATCGCCGCGGGGCACTGCGTGGTCTACGACGCGAAGGGCCCGATCGGGCACAGCAACACGACCGCGATCGGCAACGCGCCGATGCGGTCCTGACCCGGGCGCTCCCGCCGGGCCGCTCAGCCCAGCAGCGAGAGCCGGTCGCCGAGCACGGCCTGGGCCGCGTGCACGAGCTGTTCCAGCCGGTACATCTCCGACGTGTGGAACTCCGGCGCGTTGGACCGCGCCACCAGCACCGCCATGTCGATCGCGGGCAGCGGCACGAACCCGAACTGGGTGCCGTCGGCGGCCTGGAAGGCGCGCAGGCGCAGCGGCTCAAGGTCGGCCGGAGCCTCGGCGGTCTCGCCGCCGGGGCTGGCGTGCACGAGCTTGCCCGACGGAACGTGCACGACGCCCGCCCAGTCGGCCGACAGGATCCCGGGCAGCGCGTCGGCGAGGATCATCAGGCCGTCGGCGTGGGTGACCGCGAGCTGCCCGATGAGCGCCACGTCGGGGTGCAGGCCCTGCGGCTCGAGCGTCGGCCACAGGCCCTCGACCTGGACGCCGGGAACCGCGTCGAGCCCCGCGATGAGCCGGTCGGCCGAAAGGCCGGTCGGCCAGGACACCGTGAAGTCGTCGAGCGCCCTTCCGCCGTCCTGCTCCAGCACGGACAGCTGCACGACGTCGGCGCCCGCCGCGCCGAGGGTGCGCGCGACCTTGCCCAGCGATCCCGGCCGATCCGGGAGCCGCACGCGAATGCGCAGCAGCATGGCCACCTCCAGTAAGCGTTCCGTCCCTTATTGTTGCACTATGAGCGTTTCGGTGCTGTTACCCGAACGTGTCACTTCTTCAAGAAGCCCTATCGTGGCGGGTAACCGACCGTTAAGGTTTTCCAACGTGTCCAGTACACCCGGTGCCCCCCGCGAGAGGCCGCCAGACAGCGAGTCCGAGGGCCAGCCCGAGGCCACCCTGGCCGACCTCCGCGCGGCCCTTTCCGGGCTGTCCGCGAACATCGGGCGCGAGCACGAGCGGGCGCGGCACCGCGAAGAGATCATCGACCGGCTGCACCGGGACAACGAGCGCCTGCGGCGCGGCGAGCTCGACCAGCTCCACGACCCCGTCAGAGCCGCTCTCTATCGACTGTACGACCTCGTGCGGCGAGCCGAGCTGGAGCCTCCCGAAGGCCCCCACGTCGCCCCCCTCCTCGGCATGATCGGCGACGAGCTCGCCGAGGCACTCGGCCGCACCGGCGTCGAGATCTTCGAGGTCGAGTTCGGCGAACCCTATGACTCCGCACGCCACCGCCCGCTCGGCGTGGAACCCGTCACCGACAGAGGACTCGACGGCCGGGTCGTCGAGGTCTGCCGGGACGGCTTCGCCCGCGGGGAGGTGGTCGTGCGCAGAGCGCAAGTCCGCGTCGGCAAGTACAGGGAAGACTGACGGCCTGTGTACCAACTGATCGTTTGCGCGCGGCCCCCTTCTCGGGGGTCCTCCACTCGCCGTCCGGTTCAGACGGCGGCGGGGGTTCGCGCCGTTGACGATCCCCGGACAGCGCCCGCGCCCTTTGAGGAGGGACGGTCGTTCGGGGGCCCGGGTCGCGCGTTGATGACCCGGCCCGCTGCCGGCAGGTCCGGGGCCCTGTTCAGGGCCTTGAAGGGTCGTGGAGGTGGGGTCCTTGCCTGGCGAGGTTGATCGCGGCGTTGTTGCGGATCCGGAAGCCGTCGGGGGTGCGGTTCTTCTTCTCGAACACCGGGAACCGCACCCGCGGCCCCGTCCTGCCGCCCGACCGGGACGCCGAGAACGCCACCGGACCGGCGGCCGGGTCCGTGACGGCCTCCTCGAACAGCATCGCGGGCACATCCCGATGCCAGGTACGGCCCTCGGCGCCCAGGACCTCCCGCTTCCACGCGTTCACCGCGTCGATCAGATCGAACCGCGACCACGGCGCCACCACGGCGGGATCATCCCCGCGGGCGGCGAGCCGGTCCTTCACCAGCGCGAAGACCCTGTTGCAGGCGGCACGGGCGGCCCCCCCGGCGGTCCACAACAGGCTCTCCTGAGCGGCCGTGGGGGTGAGCGTGAACGAGAACGCCACCATCCGCGACATGACCGTCACGCTACACACCGCAACTCGAACATGTCATCGAAACGCTGGAACCCGGACCGCGCATCTCAACCCATCAACTGATCGACAGGCTCGGAGGACACTTAAGGACATGGCTGTATACGGGATCGACCTGGGCACGACGTACTCCTGCATCGCGAGCATCGACGACGTGGGCCGGCCGACCGTGCTGCGCAACCTCGAGGGCACCGACACCACGCCGTCGGTCGTGTACTTCGAGTCCGGCAGCAACGTGGCGGTGGGCGCGACGGCCAAGGACACCGCGGTGATCGACCCCGACAACGTGGTCAGCCTGATCAAACGCGACATGGGCCGCGACGTGCCGCGCGAGATCCACGGGTTCAGCTACAACCCCGAGGAGCTGTCGGCGTTCGTCCTGGTGAAGCTCGCCAACGACGCCCAGACGGTGACGGGCGAGGTGGCCCGCGACGTCGTCATCACCGTGCCCGCGTACTTCGGCGCGGCCGAGCGCGACGCCACCCGCAAGGCGGGCAGGCTCGCGGGCCTCAACGTCATCGACATCATCTCCGAGCCGATCGCCGCGGCCGTCACCTACGGGGTGCTCAACCCCGACCGGGACCGCACGATCCTCGTCTACGACCTCGGCGGCGGCACCTTCGACACCACGGTCATCGCGCTGCGCGGCGGCCACATCGAGGTCATCTGCACCGACGGCGACCACGAGCTGGGCGGCGCAGACTGGGACTCCCGCCTGGTCGAGTACCTGGCCGAGCGCTTCACCGCCGAGCACCCCGACGCGGGCGACCCGCTCGACGACAAGATCACCGAGCAGCAGCTGCGGCGCGACGCCGAGGAGACCAAGAAGGCGCTGACCGCGCGCACCCAGCACACCGTCCGGGTGATGCACGGCGGCCGGGTCGCCACCCTGGAGATCACCCGCGAGGTCTTCGAGGAGATCACCAAGGACCTGCTCGACCGGACGATCGAGATCACCGGCCGGACCCTCGAGGTCGCCCGCAACAAGGGCGTCACCGACTACGACGACCTGGTGCTCGTCGGCGGCTCGACCAAGATGCCCGCGGTCTCCGCGCGGCTGTCGGCCGAACTCGA harbors:
- the grpE gene encoding nucleotide exchange factor GrpE — translated: MSSTPGAPRERPPDSESEGQPEATLADLRAALSGLSANIGREHERARHREEIIDRLHRDNERLRRGELDQLHDPVRAALYRLYDLVRRAELEPPEGPHVAPLLGMIGDELAEALGRTGVEIFEVEFGEPYDSARHRPLGVEPVTDRGLDGRVVEVCRDGFARGEVVVRRAQVRVGKYRED
- a CDS encoding helix-turn-helix domain-containing protein yields the protein MSRMVAFSFTLTPTAAQESLLWTAGGAARAACNRVFALVKDRLAARGDDPAVVAPWSRFDLIDAVNAWKREVLGAEGRTWHRDVPAMLFEEAVTDPAAGPVAFSASRSGGRTGPRVRFPVFEKKNRTPDGFRIRNNAAINLARQGPHLHDPSRP
- a CDS encoding acyl-CoA dehydrogenase family protein, with protein sequence MDWAVTEERRELAAVVRRLLADHAPDAVVRGLMEGPTGHAPALWARLADLGLQGLAVPEEHGGAGCGFAELAVVLEELGRTLLPSPFLPSAVLAVQALLAADDAEAGAAYLPGIADGSLIATVALPMGDGTGAGIEAEAADGGAFLLTGTADLVLEAQVADLVLVAARTPSGPSLCAVRTGAPGVTVTPLPTLDQTRRLARVGLDRAEAALVGAEGEADRVLARVRDLAEIALSAEALGGAQHCLDSSVAYAKVRHQFGKPIGSFQAIKHKCADLLMIIESARSAVAYAAGTADAAPPADLAVTASLTKAHTADAYFTAASEMIQIHGGLGFTWEHDAHLHFKRAKSTQLLFATPTAHRARLAEHLAL
- a CDS encoding acyl-CoA thioesterase domain-containing protein — its product is MARVEPFFSTAGDDLLPLPPARSPWSADMLHGRVLGGLAARAIERAGFGEGLRPARVTVDLFKNTGFVPLRVTATPVREGRRIRVVDAVVSGPAGPVARASCVLLRAGAQPAAGGGWERPAWDVPPPGEGPSLDGTPMPMQMWPADEGSWQSSGAAPRRAWVRDIRALVDAEPLSPFVRAVLAADLASPLTHWGAGDLAFINADYTLHLARLPEGDVIGLEAGGHLSADGIAAGHCVVYDAKGPIGHSNTTAIGNAPMRS
- a CDS encoding ACT domain-containing protein, whose protein sequence is MLLRIRVRLPDRPGSLGKVARTLGAAGADVVQLSVLEQDGGRALDDFTVSWPTGLSADRLIAGLDAVPGVQVEGLWPTLEPQGLHPDVALIGQLAVTHADGLMILADALPGILSADWAGVVHVPSGKLVHASPGGETAEAPADLEPLRLRAFQAADGTQFGFVPLPAIDMAVLVARSNAPEFHTSEMYRLEQLVHAAQAVLGDRLSLLG
- a CDS encoding YnfA family protein, translating into MTTVRSIVLFLLAAVAEIGGAWLVWQGVRENRGPLWTGAGILALGLYGFAATFQPDQNFGRVLAAYGGVFIAGSLAWAMAFDGFRPDRYDLAGALVCLAGVTLIMYAPRP
- the sbnB gene encoding 2,3-diaminopropionate biosynthesis protein SbnB; translation: MSQTPQFSVISGEQVHNALHGRERQVTAMIEAAYRLHGEGQTVNPDSYFLRFPDRPNSRIIALPASVKGEVNAHGMKWISSFPDNVADGIPRASAVLILNDTRTGYPFACLESSIISAARTAASAALAAVTLAEKRGVTPRKVGFVGVGLIARYLHTYLVGNGLEFDELGVFDLSAEHAEGFKGYLERTEKGQVTIHDTVESLLTSSDLIVLATVAGEPHILDPALLAHNPLVLHVSLRDFSPEIILSAYNIVDDVDHCLKANTSPHLAEQRTGNRDFVDGTLYDVLTGETTPPADRPVIFSPFGLGVLDLAVARYVHTQVTASGDLTTIPNFFHEMKRYG
- a CDS encoding Hsp70 family protein, encoding MAVYGIDLGTTYSCIASIDDVGRPTVLRNLEGTDTTPSVVYFESGSNVAVGATAKDTAVIDPDNVVSLIKRDMGRDVPREIHGFSYNPEELSAFVLVKLANDAQTVTGEVARDVVITVPAYFGAAERDATRKAGRLAGLNVIDIISEPIAAAVTYGVLNPDRDRTILVYDLGGGTFDTTVIALRGGHIEVICTDGDHELGGADWDSRLVEYLAERFTAEHPDAGDPLDDKITEQQLRRDAEETKKALTARTQHTVRVMHGGRVATLEITREVFEEITKDLLDRTIEITGRTLEVARNKGVTDYDDLVLVGGSTKMPAVSARLSAELDLEPKLQDPDLAVAKGAALYAFEETFRRLLQEGAREEAEEMANRAGLSAEQQRQIAARKIKTVASRGFGIVVLNRDTQAEEVIHLVHANDELPAGRTSDFFTVHDEQTTADVRVMEQAGAVESPEPSDNTEIATGSVRVPSGKQAGWPISVTFTLDSSGLLHVTAEEKETGERLDLQVEVGRMTEDDVEASRAALSRVQVS
- a CDS encoding OmpA family protein; this encodes MRSLRKTALVLSVALVVAGCSDGGEPEGARTSEAAPGASASPAPVVYAKEGWTGPVDPVRIRLEVGAVERYADRSLLRFYVTNLTERPAFPDLAAAIANRAHMSLTLLDPVGGQAYLPLRDARGLQLGSDPRQTLYRPGVRYEHVLAFPALPADLDALTVLTNTTAGEFTGIPVADGAGTPGPSAPPAPALPTDQVGGQTYAFPLREGTGEPENAEPRALVGLTETDVKSTRKGPDGEEVGLRTDVLFTIDSAKLSPRARDILDDVAAEIEARADVQLSITGHTDDTGAPAHNLDLSRRRADAVLKELKNRLGDGWKYLAKGVGETDPAVRPSGAAAAEARARNRRVEVSYDLRPQEPPPAVNAPFHAVDGPVVASREADVDVLGFKTRRRIDVKPFYRDGAYLVAVFDITNLGPDPLTETLNSYWGVNGGEFGGFTVLDPSTGVRYGSVRLGPESPVRTLFADPGETAFLVAPDTANRGFFYVPTPPAATTSVTFDAGPFGTFKDVPID